The following are encoded together in the Bacillota bacterium genome:
- a CDS encoding tetratricopeptide repeat protein, which translates to MGDVQSHIERGVAYKINGQYDQALAELRQAVQLAPDNAEAHHQLGLVLGFIGEFEQSLAELERAVQIDARNVVIRNDLALTYAMLGMYEEAKAQFEEVLRQDPTNEVALKQIQFLQF; encoded by the coding sequence ATGGGGGATGTACAATCCCACATCGAGCGCGGCGTCGCGTACAAAATCAACGGGCAGTATGACCAGGCTCTGGCGGAGCTGCGGCAAGCGGTGCAGCTGGCTCCTGACAACGCGGAGGCGCATCATCAACTCGGGCTGGTACTGGGGTTTATCGGGGAGTTCGAACAGTCGCTGGCTGAGCTGGAACGCGCTGTACAGATAGACGCAAGGAACGTCGTTATCCGCAACGACCTCGCGCTCACCTACGCCATGCTCGGCATGTACGAGGAAGCGAAGGCGCAGTTCGAGGAGGTGTTGCGCCAAGACCCGACCAATGAGGTCGCGCTTAAACAGATTCAGTTTCTCCAGTTTTAG